DNA sequence from the Corvus hawaiiensis isolate bCorHaw1 chromosome 6, bCorHaw1.pri.cur, whole genome shotgun sequence genome:
GTAGGTAAATTTGTTTCTTCATATTCAGGCTAAATCTTGTTTACCATTGGAACTGATGTGGAGGAAGAGTTGAGCACTTTCCCCCTTTCTTGTGACTTTCAATGTATGCAGGCTGTTCTGTTCCTTTGGTGTTATCTTTTTAAATCTAAACGCACCCAGgtccttggtttttttccaggtcaTGCTCTCTACActcttaatttttgtttctttccactgCTGTTTCTCAGATTTTTGCATGTGTTTTATGAGGAAGAATATGTGGGGCTGGATGTGGCCTGTTGGCTGAAGTCTCACCTGTGTGAGGCCTACAATGGCGCTACTGCTGTGTCCCAGGATGACATTTACCCTTGTGTAGCAACATAAGCCTGCTGGCTTGAATCTAATTTCTCAATCAGTGTATGCTTGTTCTTTGTGGCATGTTGGACTTACGGTTCTGTCATTTCCATTTGGTTCCGCACCTGCCTCCCCTGCCCTTAGTGTACTGTTTTGTACTGATCTTTACTGAGATTGGTTTGATAGCAGGTTACAGGTAGGTGTGGGGTTCTTGCAGCCAGATCAAAACACTGCAATAGGACGCCCCAAAATCCTGAGCTGGTTTGAACTTGCTGTGTtgagggattttatttttttccattgtaagAAAAAATTGATAGCATTAGTGGTCCTTGCACAACTAGCCAAGCCAGTGTCTTCAGTGATTGCTTCTTGCCTCCCTGCTCCTGATGTCCGTGGTCACTGTGCTTGGAGATTGGTGTTCTCTTTTCATAGGAGCCATGGGACCCTGTcccttaatttctttttgattgCTTTTGATTGCAGCTTGGCCTTGCTCCTGCAGTGTTTTTGTTCAGGGACTGAAACTGGCAAAGGGCCATGAGtttaaaaaagtttttcctGCTTGTTTGTTCTGATGCTGCTCACTGGTGGAGTCTGGTGTGAGCATGGAGAGGTGATGCTTCCTGAAGCGGTGGGGGGACAAGGTGGTAACACCACCCTTTTCATCCACAGTGGGCCCTTAGATTGGCTCCAACACTGTGAATTTTGTCTTGAGAATTTCAGGTCCCTTTCTATCTGGCTGTTACTTAATACTTTGATATCTTTAtcaatttcttattttatagGTAACTACAAACTGATCATTTAATTTGATCAAGAGTCCTTCAGAGGATTGAAGTTACTGGTGTGTAACTtctcccacctttttttttcatttaataaaggTAGGTGAGGCATGATGCTTCTCCAGCCTTCTTGTGGCCTTCCCATACCCCTGTAAATTTTCAAAGATGGTCACTAATGCTTCAGAGATTAGACTGGTTTCTTACATGCTTTCGGGTGAATGCTGTTATTACCTCTCACTGAAGAGCTGTTTTGTGAACATTTGTTAGGTCTGTCTTTTCCTAACCCACCCTTTTCTCCcatttccaaattaattttacttgtcacatttcactttttcttctggagATTGAAGGAACATTTGTACTTCAGCCTTTACATaatttgctttccttccctATTTGTCAATGAGTGTAattatctttgtttttctcttctaacATGCCCTCTTCTCCAGTTTTCTTGTGACTGCAGAGCTCTTATTAACAGCTGTGCTGATTTTGACTAAGAGACCTAAAGGATAAAAACAGGACAAGTAGATATGGTATTTTTCAAGTACACTTCCAGTCTCCAACTCCTCTCATATCAGGGAATTTCCTGAGTCTAATGTGAGCTGTTTAACCATTAACAATAAATAGATTTGTCTTTCTATTACTTGTCCTGTCTTTTGATGTAAAATTTTTCATCGTTTTTGGAGAAGTGCTACTACACAAGTTACTTGCTGATGAAGTGtcacatttgtttgttttgaagctGACCCTGACTGGCTCCATGTGGATGGGTGTCAGCACTTGTGTCTGACAAGATGGTGAATAATCTACCCTGTTCCCCGTCTTTTCACCACTCATGAGTTTACAGACCTCTGTTATGTTGCCTGTCTTGCATCCTAATTTGTTATATGGGTGCTGTTCCATGGCAAAGAGGAGACTTAACTGGGTAGCATCTCTGGTCAATACCTTTTTCTGAAGCCTTGGGATGCTGAAGGGCAAGAACAAGGGTACTTGGAGTCCTTGTCCAGCCCATCTGAAGGGAAATAGTGAAAGCAGGATGCCTTCCCAAGATGTCTTGTGCAGTTTCATACACCCATTGATAAACAGCCTCTCTGTCCTTTACTGCTGTGTTGAAATCAGGAAGAGTTTCAGGTGTTCCACATGGGTATTCATACCTGTGCTAAGACACTGAAGGGAGGGGTTGGTGTGGCCAAGGCTTTTTCTCTGGGATGGTGGGACAGAGAGTTGAGCATGTTTTCAGGACtgcttcccccttcccttttcaGAGATTGGCCAGCCCGGCTGAGACCACTTAGcaatgacaaaacaaaaacttctgCTTGATGGGACACTCTCCTTGTTTCTGATCGTGGCCTGTGAAGCTCAGCAGCTCCCGAGGAGTCATGTTGCTGCCAGTTCTGGCTCTGTGTGTGACAAGGAGGCAGAGTCCTGGGGACACCTTTTCAGCAGCGAGCGGCTGGATGCTTGGATCTGTTCCCTCATCGGTTCCTTCATGGTGGGGCTGAGTGGGGTCTTCCCCTTGCTGGTGATCCCCCTTGAGACAGGAGCTGCGCTGCGGTCAGAAGGTAAACCTGCCAACTGCACTGGCCTTTCTGAAGCCACATGTCCTGGGACGTGACAGAGCAGCACAGTGGTGAACAGGACCTTGTCACAGAAATGTTATTCTCTAAAATAGACAGTCTGTTTTCGGTGCTTTAGTCTATACCTGTGAATTTGAAAGGGAGTCCTTTGACAAATATAAGCCCTGGATGGAGCTTGTACAAATTGTTTTTCACCCTGCTTGGTTCAGGACCCTCCCACACACTTCTGTCCCAGCCAAGTGGTGCAAGGGCTTTTTCTTGCACTCCAGTTAGTCTGTGCTCTCTCCTTTGAAAGCTGCTTTGCAGATGCTTccaatttggggttttttgtgcaaAATCTCAGCTGGAGATGTTTTGGCTCCTGGCTGAGTAGTGATCagttttttgcttcttttttcttcctttttttttttttttttttttttttttttaatttagctggGTCACACCGTTTGAAGCAGTTGTTGAGTTTTGCAATTGGTGGACTACTGGGAAATGTGTTTCTGCACTTGCTTCCTGAAGCCTGGGCCTACACATGCAGTGCAACAACAGGTATGAGAGTCTTATGTCCCTGGAAGCAGCTTGTCCTATGCCTTCTGCTACGTTTTGAGTCTGTTCCATCTTGAAGGCCCAAGACCAGCCAGTCTGGGGCAGCCCAAAAACTGGTCTAGGCTGGTATCCTTTTTCATGCAGTATATAAAAGCAAATGCCTAGGGAAGgatgtgaggaaaaaaacaacacacgTAATACTTCATCTTTGTACTCAGCAGTCCTCCAAAGACTTTGAAATTAGAGGCTTCCTCAGTTGGCTGTGGTTTCTTTATGTTTAGTAACTTGGAATGGTTTTCTTGTCTGTTGACTTCTGTCTTGCCTTGGACTCCTGTAAATCTCTGTTGATTTTCCTTCGTCCTTTCTTTAAGGAAAGGGATTGCTTCTTTAACCTTATGGCAGGTTATGAATGTGTATGTGGTCTGGTACATGACCATGTTCACCATCTTAGTTGGGAATCAGGTGCACCTTTTTAACAAATCTGTCCCTATAACGGTGTTACTCATAGAGCCTCTTTCTAGGCACTAACTGGGCCCCCTCTGTTGGATGCTTTGATCTATGGGAGCTCATGTGTTGTAATCTTTGCTCCATGAGAAATCATGGAACATTGTCTATAGAGCCATAATTAAGATTGGAGGGTcgcacagagaaagaaaaaggaaatgcaggtGGCAGAAACTTGTATTTGCCAGCAAACTAAACACTGAGTTGGTATAGACCTTGTGGTGTCAGTGTAGCTCCTTCATCCCTCAGATAGCCAAGGTTGCTGAAACCTGTGATGTTTGTATCTCTCTGCTTCAGCAAACTGATATCATagaaggcaagtgctgctgcatcCCACCTGTTGAGAAACCAAGAAGTCATTTCCCTGCTGAAAATGTGAGAGAGGGAAGATGATGCCCTGGGTTTCCCAGACTTTCTTGCACCTGTGTCCTGGGGTTTCAAATCTGCTGGGCCTTTAGTCTTCTTCTTCCTCACAGCACTAGCACTGTCAGCAGAACCTGCTGTCCTTTTTTTCACCACTTTCTACAGTGGTTCCCAAATTACTCTGTCTTCCTGCTTAAGCTTGTTTGCTTCTCTCAGACTGACCTGAAGCATAAAGGTTTCCTTGACCCATGTAAGTCTTGTTACAGAGTCGTTCTGTTCTTCCATTGCAATGCAATTTCCATTTCTGCAGTGAGGCTGAATGGGTTATCATTATCATCTCACAAGCTTGCCTGTAATTGAAAAGGAAGTTTATAGCTTTGGGCTTAATAACTTGCTGAGGTGTGGCAGAAAGGGGAAGGTGAGTCTGTAATTCCACTAATGGCAGATTTCATGTCAGGGCTTGCTGCTCAGTAGGTATAGCTGCTGGATTTTTGTTGATGTAATATTCACTTGCCTCTGGAGCTCAGGGAAATTCCCAGTGTTGTCAGGAAATATTCTGGGTTGAGCTAGTGCAGAAAAAGGGATGGTAGCTCTCACTCTGAGTGTCTCAAGATGATGATATCTGTTAGATCAAGAATGAGCGAGTTAAACTAATCTGTTTTGAGATGTCTTTACTCCTCTTACCTCGCATGGAGTTTTTCTATTGtcgtttatttttttgtcttggaaCTGCATGAAAAAGTATGTACTTTATAGAGACATGAAGATTTCTCTTTTGTCCTTCAGGAGAAGGGCAGagctttcagcagcagaagctTTTGGGTCTTTGGGTGATCATTGGTTTCCTGACCTTCCTGGTGCTAGAGAAGATCTTCctagagaaagaggaggagtACCCTGGTATGGTAAGTTAGCAGCCTGAGGGGAGGGAGTGCTCTTATATTTGAAGCTCTGTACTAAACACCTTATCTGCCCTATCTGACAGCATCAGGAAATGATCCCGTAGCTGTGAGTACCTTGTCGTTGCCCATTGCCACTTTTTTGTCTCTGGTCTGTAGGAGTAGATTTCATCTTCAGGCTTTTGTTCTGTGGTTTTGACTGAGATTTCTCacttctggtttggttttgttctttatgTCGTAAGTGTAAAAGAGAGCTCCTCTTTTGTGgggactgggagctgcagcactcTGCAAATGAGACTTTTGCTCAAGTAAGCTTTGAGGGGTGGCAGCTTGCTGATGCATGTTCCACTGACCCATCATGACTCATTCTCTTCCTGAGTTCTCAGTCGTGACAAGGGCCAGCCTTCTTGAAGATGTTTCTTCTTGGTTATGTCCTGGACCAGATGTTTGTTTGGGTAACTGTGTGGTAGAAGGGGTTTATGACTGGCCGGGTGATACTAAGTTCAAAGGAGTCACCCACCTGCAAAGGGGAGATGTAGATGAGGTACCAGAAGGCAATTCCAAGATAGAGAAGAGCACCTAGTCTTCAGACATCTGCACAACTCCTAGTTGCAGCTCCTTTAGACTGTTGATTCCTTGCTGTGCCATGACTTTTGAGAGGTGAAACTGCAGGTCAGGTGCTACATAAGAGCAATTAGTTGTTAACTTTGACTCAATGTGAGACTTAAATGCCTGAAGGGAACTTCATCTTCTCATTTAGAGAGAGGCTGAAATCTTAGATAAATGTCTTGTTGTTTGGAAGATGATGATCCTGGATGTAGAATAATTCTGTAGACTTCGTTATTCTGATGCACTGGGGAGAGCAAGACTCTTTTCCCTCCCATCTCCTGCCCAGATGGAGTTGTATttctctgggcagcagctgctcacagtCGGGGCAGGCTCAGTCCCTTATCTTTCTAGTGAAACCTGACCCATGCCAAGGGACTGTGACTCCAATTCCTCCTCTTTATATTTCTCTTGAGGACTGGGAGGTCTTAGCTCTTGTTGCCTTTCAGGGCAGATCTCAGAATGCTCTCTGAAGCTGTCTCATTTCTGGCAGTTGTTATTAAACTGGGGTGTCAAAGCTGCTGAGTCACATTGTAAGGACAAAAGGATTAAGGGTGAAGGTTGGATTTCTGATCCTGATTCATGCATGttcatcactgaaaaaaattcagtgacaAGTTTGTTTCCCCTAACTTAGGACTGTGATTCCAAAGCACCATCTGGAAAGATTCCCAATGGAAGTGGGTGCCCCCTGCCAAAGGTGGCAGGCCAGTCCCAAAGAACACGAGCTCAGTGTAATGGCTCCTCTCTCCAGTCTGGTCCAAAACCCAACAGAATCAAGGTAAGACACGCACGAACTCCCCTTCACTTTTTAGACAGGAATTGTGTGTGGAAAAAACTGTGCCTGAGTGGGGAACTCAGTGTTCAAGTTGTGGTTAATTTTGCTCTGTCAAAGTGTCTGTCCTGGTCACAGCAGGGAAGAAATAGCAGACTTGGAGAAAATCTACACTGCAGCGTATGCAGAAGAGGCAAAGCCAGTATTATAAAGGCATAAGTCTGATGATGTGTGTTTTGGCTGAATTCTGATACCAAAAATACAGACTTTCATGTTTTGTTACTCTGTATTTTATAGTCAGTATGTCTTCATTTGCCTGATTTTTTGCACCATGATTTCTCTGTTCCCTACTGCCTGCATTGTACTGATTGTGAGCTGTACTTTTCCTTTTAAGGCACCTTTTGGAAGTGTTTTGACACCTTTAGGAAGTGTGTTGAAGCTACTCGGTGTAGAACTTAAAAGTTCAGTTTCTCAGATTATCAGTTTATCTGCTGCCAAAAAGGACTTCTTGTCCACTTCTGTCTCCAAACCTGTATTTCCCATTGCTTCCTTTGCACTGGATCTCATCTGACCTCACAATGAGCCTATTCAGGGAGCTAAACAGGCAAAGAATTTGCTTGTCTACACCCACACACCCACCTCCCACCCCCCGGTCTGTTTCTCTCCTAACTTAACTTCTTGAATCAGCTTGGCATGTAGACAGGCAGCCTGTAGTGCTGGGATAAGGGAGAATCAGCAAGCTTATAGGACTGGAGGTGGAAGAGGAGTCCTGTACCATTGGGAAGTGGATAACCCTTACACTGGCCTTGCTTTCAGTTCAATGTTACTATCTTTGTATTGTGGAAAACCCTTTTCTGAGTGAACATTACAAGTGGAAGAGTAACAACTGCTTTGGTGAAGGAGGACCTACAATTCGAGTTTGAAAGCCCATAAAAATGTGCAAGATTGTACGAGAGTAGCTATAAACAGAAAGTGTGCTTGCATGAACTAGCCCAAAGCTGGATATGTGGTCAGGCAGAGGCTCTTCAGtctttctattttaaatctgttttgctGTAACTTTATAGCTCTTCCTACAGAACATCAAAGTTATGCTGAGGTCATTGAGTATTTTTGACATCTGTCACATTCATGTAATTTGTACATAACACTGCACAAACGGCAAGGTGCCATGTGGATGTTTCTAGAGGTGGTAGTAGTGAAGACACCAGTGTTACTGGGTTATGAAACATTGTGCCCTAATTTTGGAAGGGTTTATATAAGGAACTATAGACTGCTGATTTCAAGTAGAAATGAAACACTGATAGGAGATACAATTACTCAGGGCATAGtgctaatattaaaaaaaaggtaattaatGCTAATTGATATGATTTTATGTAAGATAAATGCTTATCAATGAGacatttttcctgccttttattCAGGCATAAAATTGTTTAATAAAGGTCACGACAGATGTATATAAAACATAACTTTCTCCCCCATTCTAATAAACTTTGCTAATATTAGCTGTattaaaaatctgttattttatGTTATCAAAAGAGACTGGTTTAATGCAGCCCCCCTCAAATCTGTTCACTGGTGGGATATGATTTTTCTAAGtcattatttataaaaacagtGTATCTTCACATTTGCAGGTACTGCATTACATAAATGGCACATTGTGACTGCATGAAGTCAGTGATAGCAGCTAAACTGAGTAACTTCATCAAAAGTGCTAAATTTTTAACAGGTTTTGATACATGCAATTACAAGGAATAGATTAAGAAGGACTGCAGATCGTATTTACAAGATAGGGATAGTTTCTACATAGTCAATGCCTTGGAAAATCATATGAGGGTTACTGTAGGAAATTGTCTGAACACATTCTTCCCTTATGATGCTACAGCCAGAAGAGGAGGGGTGAGTAGGAAACAGTATGTAAGAGGAGAGGTGAGAGTTCCTCTTTCTGTATAGCAGTAATGAAACAGCTATCTGACTTTTTCCAGTAGTGCTATTCCAAATATCCAAAATACTACTGATAATTTGTGAAGGAGTCAGGAAAGagattaaataatattttaagtttGCAGAACATGATAAGTGGTTTTCTTTACTTTAGCTCTGTAGTCATGACAGATCAAGGGTAACTTAGAGTATGCAAATACCCGTGTAAGAGGAATGACTAAATTTGAATAGTTACAGCTACAGCAAACAGTAGCAGACTAGAACTTAGAGACAACTCTCTAACTGAGGGGAACTTGCCAATGGACCAACTTACCTTAGAGATAACAGATTTTTTGTCACTTGTCAGCTTTAAGCTGTGGTTTAAGCTGCTCTCTACAGAGTATATTATAGCTTAAGAAACAATGAACTTTGTGCACAagttaaattaaattctttcagTTGTGTTATGTGGAAGGTTTAGACAACCATGGAGAGCTCTTCTAGCTTTAAAATCCTAACACATCTGTTCAGACGGTATGTCGATATGCATGAATTAGAAACCAAGGACTTAATGGGTGTAGttctaactttctaccttcTGATCATATAATTCGAATATTTTAATCGTCTTCCTAGTAGGGTGGAAATTATCAAACCTACCAAGATACTCCTGCGTTGTTAGCCTGTTTCCTTAGGCAACAACATAGGCAGTCATtccatctgtctgtccatctgtTCTGCCCTTCATTTTCAATAACTTTTGAACCCATAATTAATTTCCTTGAGTTCAAGAGAGGTTAGGAGTCTTGAGGGTGATCAAATTTCTGCAAGTTTCATAAAAATCAGCATGACAGTAGAGGAGGAATGCAAAGTAATGCCCTGTCAGAGCTCGGGCGCTGCATGCTGCCCGGCAGCTCCGCCTGGCTGGGGACGTGGCTGCCACGCcgtgctgctgggcagggcacgTGCAGGGAAGCGGTGTTGCTGGGAGTGAGTAGAGTAGGTACTCGCGAAGAAAAGAGTGAAATCCATAGCCTGACAGATTTTTTTGGTTCTCCTATTCACTCAGAAACCCCTATTTTTTCAGCAGACAAAAAGGGGAAGATACTAATTAAATGAACATAGTCACCCTTCAGGGCTTAATGATTAGTAAGTTGTAATCAGTTGACTATTGTCCGCATATATGTTAGAACTTCTGCTTTTTAGCTGCTGCTAGAATTTGTCCTAGCTTGAAAACGGCAGGTGGGAGGTTTTCTTTGCATGCAAACATAGATCAATTCTGTCCCTCCTTGCAGCCTTTATTCCCTCAAGTAAAAACATTGTGTACAGTACTTTTGCCTTGcctattctttctttttccctgtggcACATGGGGTCCTTGTTGATTTGTGGAAGTATGTTTTATTACACAGTGACATTAATTCTGAATCATGAACATAAACACTTCATCTGGCTGTGCTCTTTATGAGCAATGAGAACATCCTATTAGGGATTTGCAGAATGTAAATGTCAGAGGCTCATAACTGTCAAATCAACCCAATTTATTTCTGAGCACTCCAAAGCTTTGCTTCTTTCAGTGACAGCTTTTGCCCAAGCCACTGACAACAAAAAGTCATAATGTTTTAATCATGAAGTCTATTTTTTCCCTATACGGTGGTATGGGAAGGCATTTTTGTGCAAAACTTCTGTGAATAATTATTATTATCCTGTGGGGAAAACGCCGTCATGTAAAAAAACAGCATGAAACGGAGAATTTTAGACAGTCATATTTGACTGTCTGGGAATGAGAGTATCAAGAATGAGAAGTAAAACTGCTCCATTCTTGGGTCTGCCTGCATGCTTctatttgtgtttcttttcttaaaaaaacatgcAGGGATCTTCTTTTGCATTCATTGTGGAGATGTTACTTAGATTATTACTTAAAAGTGGGCTAGGCTTTGCTTAATTCTTAATTTTCATATTTAGTCATCaatgcactttaaaaaatttagAGGCTACAAAGGTGCCCCAAGATAGTGCAGTAATAGTGCCCTGCAGAATGCTGGTGCTTTGGATAGAGAGATTTGACAGAAGGCTCCTGAGCTGTGGCATACAAATGACAGACAGGAAAGGTGCCCCAAGCAGAGTTGATAGAAACAGGGAAGAGCACAAGACCAAAAAGAGCTAATGAAGTCCATCAGCACTTGTGGTTGTCCAGTGGAACTTTGGCATATGATGCTATGGTGAAGTAAGAGGTTAATGCTTCACAGTTTCTAGGTAGTCTCTCCACTCATTGGATACTGCCCTGTATCTGGAGTTCTTGCAGTCCAGAGACAGCGTGATATATGGGCTAACACCCATTCGATAATAATTTAAACTGAAGTGCCATATAGTGAACTGCAGTATCTCAGGACCCACATGCAGTAGTTTTTGTTAAATATGatggaaaaacccccaaaaacctaTGAGCTAAAGAGCTGGGGTAAATGGTAAATCACTTCAGGTCAAATACTCAGATTTTGTCAGGAGGTGACCCTAGTTAGAATGACAGGGAAGTCTAATATGGAGATGGTCTTGTGAGGAAGGCAGCTGCTTTATGCTtataattttaagaaatgcGTTTATATGCAAATGCTGGTACATGCTATCCAGCCTTGTAGTAGGTGGCTTTTTGGTGACTGTCATCACTATCTTCTCTTTTTGATTCTTTGTTAAGGGAAAGCAAACCCACAAGCACGAACTTTTTTGGTACAATGCTTGAAGATTTATTTAGTTATAGAAAGCCATTCCATCAGCATTTGTTCTGTTGCATTGTTCTTGCCAGCTTTTGAAGAGGAGATATTTTAACAGTTGGATATTAAAGTACATGACTTGAAAACAAGATCAAGTCATATTTGAAGTCAGTCACCTGTGTAAATTAGTCAGTGTTAGCTAAAATTGGTTTGACTTAGAATTAAGTATATTCTTGAATTttggctttcttctttttcctttctctttttctgtttctaaagCTCTTCATCATTTGCATATGGTAATTATTCTAATCTCAGACAATACTTGCCTACCCTAAAACTTAGTTTTACTCTAAAacgaaaaattacatttaatgtGTACTCAAGCACTGACATAGTTTAAGATTTTCAGCAGAAGCATCACGGTCTGACCTTTCCCATCTGATCATGACTGCATAACCCATGTCTAAGCCATGTGCTCTCTTTTATCTTCTTACGTGTCTTCCTTTATCAGGGgcccttctttctctttgcagatTAGTGGATACCTCAATCTGCTGGCCAACACCATTGATAACTTCACACACGGCCTGGCAGTAGCAGCCAGCTTCCTGGTTAGCAGAAAGGTAAGGTTTCTGTCCCCAGCTGTGTACTGAAATGGAGAGGCCTTATCTCAAGTGTGATACAACATGCAAAACAGCCAAAAAATGTGAGGAGTTCCTTCCTACTTTCTGGAATTGTCTAAGAAAACACAGGCTACTGTAAAACCCAACCCTATCCTGATCCTCTGATGCAGAGCTTCTTCAAATTTGGGACATGTCAGTCATTTGTACTGGCATTAGGGGATGGATTAGCTCACCTACCCTCATCTACTCAAAAGGCAGTCCAGAAATAACATGGTAAGAGTGGTCACCTCAGAAACAGGGACATGAACAAGGCAGAGacatttaatgcatttttgcTTTGGTCTTCAGCACTGATGATGGGCTATGGGGTTCTCATTGCCCAAGCTGGAGCACCATGACTGTGAGAATGATAAACTCCCAGTCAACCCTGCAGTCATGTGGGATCTGgtgctccagctggatccctgTAAGTGTATGGGACCTGATGGGATTCATCCAGGAGTACTGGGATTGTTTCCTAATCactttctctgtgctgcaggttGGGTTCCTAACCACAATGGCCATTCTCCTGCATGAAATCCCACACGAGGTGAGAGGGCTTTGTATCCTGCCATTGTGAGGGGGATTACAATGTGCTTCATCTACTAAGAGGAGGTCTGAGTCTGGTTAACCTTTTCTTGTCTTCTTGAAGGCTGCTCCCTCTGGGGAGACTAAGAAAACCAAGAACAGTTTTGAAGCACTGGCCTTGTTTGAAATGGCCTTTGAGACTGACAGCTTAGTATTCATGTTTATTTACTGTCGGCTCTTGGTTTTCTTAGGTTGGAGACTTTGCAATCCTACTTCGGGCTGGCTTTGACCGCTGGAGTGCAGCCAAGATGCAGCTTTCCACAGCTCTGGGGGGAATTCTAGGAGCCTGCTTTGCAATATGTGCTCAGTCACCAAAAGGAGCAGGTAAGGTTCCCTGGGACCTCTGTGGGAATTAGGGGGAGGCAATGCTTGTCATCCTTGTGTatcttccttcccttttgtgttGTTTCCCATGGCTCTGTCTCAGTAATAACCAAAGCTTTCCATGTTTGTGCAGGAGAAACAGTAGCCTGGATCCTCCCTTTCACTTCTGGAGGATTCCTGTACATTGCCTTGGTAAATGTTGTGCCTGATCTCCTGGAGGAAAAGAATCCTTGGTAAGTGCTCCCTCCTGTTCTGCTGCAGCAATTCTTGCTGCCAGGGGGAGGGATATAACCCTTTCCTGTGCCTATTCTGGAAGTGCATGACTGCCAGCTTTCCAAATCCTATGGACAAAGCTGGAATCAAAATAGACTGCAGTGCTGTCTATTGCATTTATGGGACTACAAAGGCCCTCTAAA
Encoded proteins:
- the SLC39A13 gene encoding zinc transporter ZIP13 — protein: MTKQKLLLDGTLSLFLIVACEAQQLPRSHVAASSGSVCDKEAESWGHLFSSERLDAWICSLIGSFMVGLSGVFPLLVIPLETGAALRSEAGSHRLKQLLSFAIGGLLGNVFLHLLPEAWAYTCSATTGEGQSFQQQKLLGLWVIIGFLTFLVLEKIFLEKEEEYPGMDCDSKAPSGKIPNGSGCPLPKVAGQSQRTRAQCNGSSLQSGPKPNRIKISGYLNLLANTIDNFTHGLAVAASFLVSRKVGFLTTMAILLHEIPHEVGDFAILLRAGFDRWSAAKMQLSTALGGILGACFAICAQSPKGAGETVAWILPFTSGGFLYIALVNVVPDLLEEKNPWNSLQQILLLCTGITVMVLLALTTE